One window of the Triticum dicoccoides isolate Atlit2015 ecotype Zavitan chromosome 3B, WEW_v2.0, whole genome shotgun sequence genome contains the following:
- the LOC119277654 gene encoding uncharacterized protein LOC119277654, whose translation MAFGSKRKLADRSDIQEDDGDDVDLINSDDERNSVDEQDESAEHGTAKPAKSLLDEVFFLDAPKGKNSGGSRPWRCKHCDKKYTSSYTRIHQHFFGVGPGKTKQIARCSVASDRVKYKKIYDKYYQPEKVQASGSAPKKQLVEAFAGVERDAVDMQIMLFLCANGIPFNVLRSPQYYEMVAAIQRAPKGYKPPAYEKARTTLLDACKRKVENDLAPVRQTWYSHGVSVVSDGWTNMKNHPLINVIASNSCGSMFLYAEDFSGEEKTGEAIAQFLLQAIEEIGPSNVLQVITDNASNCRVAGEEIEKVHKHIFWSPCVVHTLNLVFKDFAKKFAWMVDTYQTGKAIVKFFRNHQHFQDLFRRNSKLDLLKVSKTRFASHYIVLKRLMDVREALTTTIVTSKWKELVKACDVQTRAAANAIAQNIIDETFWDEIKIILDITKPLYMVIKFSDGEGPKSGDIYERMDNMLGEMQEVMTREDNPHKDDWSKVNEIILYRWGKMNWHFHCLAFALSPKYYDQAYLASPAPGGGQRKAPNDDSEVMEGVIEALNRIAEDKKEYALLREELNTFIMKKGLYAIDAVQADAATMNATEWWFNYGSQTPTLSEVAKKVLSQPISSSSAERNWSTYSFIHNVKRNKLNAMTADKLVFIHANERLKRRFSEGYNSGPHYKWDVEPENDLLEDSSLKLEQLRWDSLEDEAADAEPPRKIQRT comes from the exons ATGGCGTTTGGGTCGAAACGTAAGTTAGCAGATCGGAGTGACATCCAGgaggatgacggtgatgatgttgatcTCATCAATTCCGATGATGAGCGTAATAGCGTTGATGAACAAGATGAATCTGCCGAGCATGGTACTGCAAAACCTGCTAAATCCCTTCTAGATGAGGTATTTTTTCTTGATGCACCTAAAGGGAAGAACTCTGGTGGATCAAGACCCTGGCGATGCAAACATTGTGATAAGAAGTACACGAGTAGTTATACAAGAATTCATCAGCACTTCTTTGGTGTTGGTCCTGGCAAGACGAAACAAATTGCTCGCTGCTCTGTCGCAAGTGATCGCGTCAAGTATAAGAAAATATATGATAAG TATTACCAACCTGAGAAAGTACAAGCTTCAGGCTCGGCGCCTAAAAAGCAATTAGTAGAAGCTTTTGCTGGGGTGGAAAGAGATGCAGTGGACATGCAAATAATGTTGTTCCTTTGTGCTAATGGAATTCCCTTTAATGTGTTGAGAAGTCCTCAATACTATGAAATGGTAGCAGCCATCCAGAGAGCACCAAAGGGATACAAACCTCCTGCATATGAGAAGGCTAGGACTACTCTTCTAGATGCATGTAAGAGAAAGGTGGAGAATGATTTGGCTCCGGTTAGACAAACATG GTATTCCCATGGTGTCTCTGTTGTTTCTGACGGATGGACAAATATGAAGAACCATCCATTAATCAACGTAATAGCATCGAATAGCTGTGGTTCAATGTTTCTGTACGCAGAAGACTTCTCTGGAGAAGAGAAGACGGGTGAAGCCATTGCACAATTCTTACTGCAAGCCATTGAGGAGATTGGCCCTTCCAATGTCCTTCAGGTCATCACTGATAATGCATCTAATTGCAGAGTTGCGGGTGAAGAAATTGAGAAA GTGCATAAGCATATATTTTGGTCTCCATGTGTGGTTCACACACTGAATCTAGTATTCaaagattttgcaaaaaagtttgCTTGGATGGTTGATACATACCAGACTGGGAAAGCAATTGTGAAGTTCTTTAGGAACCACCAGCACTTTCAAGATCTCTTTAGACGCAACTCCAAGTTGGATCTTTTGAAGGTCTCAAAAACAAGATTTGCTTCTCATTATATTGTGCTTAAGAGGCTTATGGATGTTCGAGAGGCGCTCACAACTACCATTGTCACAAGCAAATGGAAggaactggtgaaggcttgtgatgtACAAACAAGAGCAGCAGCAAATGCGATTGCCCAAAATATCATTGATGAGACATTTTGGGATGAGATTAAAATCATCCTTGACATCACAAAACCATTATATATGGTAATCAAGTTCAGTGACGGAGAAGGTCCAAAATCTGGTGATATATATGAAAGAATGGACAATATGCTTGGCGAGATGCAAGAAGTCATGACAAGGGAAGATAACCCTCACAAAGATGATTGGTCGAAGGTAAATGAAATTATTCTTTATCGGTGGGGAAAGATGAACTGGCATTTTCATTGCTTAGCATTTGCTCTTTCTCCTAAGTATTATGATCAAGCCTATCTTGCAAGTCCTGCTCCTGGTGGTGGTCAAAGGAAAGCTCCAAATGATGACAGTGAGGTTATGGAAGGTGTTATAGAGGCTCTAAATAGAATTGCAGAAGATAAAAAAGAGTATGCTCTTTTACGTGAGGAGCTTAACACCTTTATAATGAAGAAAGGTTTGTATGCAATAGACGCCGTTCAGGCTGATGCAGCCACGATGAATGCCACAGAATGGTGGTTCAATTATGGCTCACAAACTCCAACTTTAAGTGAGGTGGCAAAGAAAGTCTTGTCTCAGCCAATAAGCAGCTCCTCTGCCGAAAGAAATTGGAGTACCTACTCATTCATACATAATGTAAAGAGAAACAAGCTGAATGCAATGACAGCCGATAAGCTTGTCTTTATTCATGCAAACGAGCGTCTGAAGAGGAGGTTTTCAGAGGGCTACAATTCAGGTCCACATTATAAGTGGGATGTTGAGCCTGAGAATGATTTGCTGGAGGATTCAAGCTTGAAGCTTGAGCAGCTGCGTTGGGATAGCTTGGAGGATGAAGCAGCTGATGCTGAACCACCACGCAAAATTCAGAGGACTTGA